Proteins from a single region of Paraflavitalea devenefica:
- the lpdA gene encoding dihydrolipoyl dehydrogenase: MAYDVVVLGSGPGGYVAAIRAAQLGFKTAIIEKESLGGICLNWGCIPTKALLKSAQVMEYINHSKDFGIEASGQADFAAVIKRSRGAADKMSKGVQFLMKKNKIDVVMGFGKLKAKGQIEVTAADGSKQVVEGKHIILATGGRSRELPNLKQDGKKVIGYREAMVLPQQPKSIIVVGSGAIGVEFGYFYSSLGSKVTIVEFMPRIVPVEDEDISKELEKNFKKKGIDVLTSAEVTSVDTSGNGVKAKVKTANGEITLEADILLSAVGVAANIEGIGLEETGVKTDKGRIAVDKYYQTNVPGIYAIGDCVPGQALAHVASKEGIICVENIGYNEKKYNHQPEPLDYGNVPGCTYCTPEVASVGFTEKQAKEAGYEVKVGKFPLSASGKAVGAGHTEGFVKVIFDAKYGEWLGTHMIGYNVTEVIVETVVARKLETTHHEVLNSIHPHPTISESIKDAIEAAYGEAIHL, from the coding sequence ATGGCATACGACGTAGTAGTTCTCGGTAGCGGCCCCGGCGGATACGTGGCAGCTATCCGCGCCGCACAGCTTGGGTTTAAGACCGCAATTATTGAAAAAGAAAGCCTGGGAGGTATCTGTCTCAACTGGGGTTGTATCCCCACCAAGGCCCTCCTCAAGAGCGCCCAGGTAATGGAATATATTAACCATTCAAAGGATTTTGGTATTGAAGCTTCCGGCCAGGCCGACTTTGCAGCCGTTATCAAACGCAGCCGCGGAGCCGCCGATAAAATGAGCAAGGGCGTTCAGTTCCTCATGAAGAAAAATAAAATTGATGTGGTGATGGGCTTTGGTAAACTGAAAGCCAAAGGCCAGATAGAAGTAACTGCCGCTGATGGCAGCAAACAGGTGGTGGAAGGAAAACACATCATCCTGGCTACCGGCGGCCGCAGCCGTGAACTGCCCAACCTCAAGCAGGATGGCAAAAAGGTAATTGGTTACCGTGAAGCGATGGTATTGCCCCAGCAACCCAAAAGCATTATTGTGGTAGGCAGTGGCGCCATTGGCGTTGAATTTGGCTACTTCTACAGCAGCCTGGGTAGCAAAGTGACCATCGTTGAATTCATGCCAAGGATAGTGCCGGTGGAAGATGAGGACATTTCAAAAGAACTGGAAAAGAACTTCAAGAAAAAAGGCATTGATGTATTAACCAGCGCCGAGGTAACCAGTGTGGATACCAGTGGTAATGGCGTTAAAGCAAAAGTAAAAACTGCTAATGGTGAAATAACCCTCGAAGCCGATATCTTGTTGAGCGCCGTAGGTGTTGCTGCCAACATTGAAGGTATTGGCCTGGAAGAAACAGGTGTTAAGACCGACAAAGGCAGGATCGCTGTTGACAAGTATTACCAAACCAATGTTCCCGGCATTTATGCCATTGGCGACTGCGTACCTGGCCAGGCCCTGGCGCATGTAGCTTCCAAAGAAGGCATCATCTGCGTAGAGAACATCGGCTACAATGAAAAGAAATATAACCACCAGCCCGAGCCGCTGGATTATGGCAACGTTCCGGGTTGTACTTATTGCACGCCTGAAGTAGCCTCTGTAGGCTTCACCGAAAAGCAGGCCAAAGAAGCCGGTTATGAAGTGAAGGTGGGTAAATTCCCCCTGAGCGCTTCGGGTAAAGCAGTAGGCGCCGGTCATACCGAAGGTTTCGTGAAAGTGATCTTCGATGCCAAATACGGTGAATGGTTAGGTACCCACATGATCGGTTACAATGTAACTGAAGTAATCGTGGAAACAGTAGTGGCCCGCAAGCTGGAAACTACCCACCATGAAGTATTGAACAGCATCCACCCCCACCCCACCATCAGCGAAAGCATTAAAGACGCTATCGAAGCAGCGTATGGTGAGGCGATACACTTGTAA
- a CDS encoding NAD(P)/FAD-dependent oxidoreductase produces the protein MQISIWEKESFYAPKDVIIVGSGLVGLWSAYYLKKQNPRCSVAIVDRGVIPTGASTRNAGFACFGSVTELQEDFTKMGEDKTLELVSMRYQGLQRMRKILDEKLIDFELCGGYELIAADSDPGMEALEEQIATMNKKLKQAIKTSQTFKLSDKKISEFGFQHVAHLLENKLEGYLHSGKLCQALLQLVQSMGVIVFNGVEITHFEKIVDKMVLYTKQQLRFTASKILVCTNAFAKELLPALDIIPARGQVLVTSTIHGLKLNGTFHYDEGYYYFRNIGNRVLLGGARNKAFEEERTTEMNTTDTIQKELEHFLAHYILPGKEYAITDRWSGIMGMGSEKMPIMQEVSPQVYCAVRMSGMGVALAPVIGEKVAEMLKD, from the coding sequence ATGCAGATCTCCATTTGGGAAAAAGAGAGTTTTTATGCGCCAAAGGATGTGATCATTGTAGGCAGCGGACTGGTAGGATTATGGAGCGCTTATTACCTGAAAAAACAAAATCCCCGGTGTTCCGTAGCTATTGTAGACAGGGGCGTCATTCCTACCGGAGCCAGCACCCGCAATGCCGGGTTTGCCTGCTTTGGCAGTGTTACAGAACTACAGGAAGACTTTACAAAAATGGGCGAAGACAAAACCCTCGAACTGGTCAGTATGCGCTACCAGGGTTTACAGCGTATGCGCAAGATCCTGGATGAAAAGCTGATTGACTTTGAACTATGCGGCGGCTATGAGCTGATCGCTGCGGATAGTGATCCCGGCATGGAAGCGCTGGAAGAACAGATAGCAACCATGAACAAGAAACTGAAACAAGCCATCAAAACAAGCCAGACTTTTAAATTATCCGATAAAAAGATCAGTGAATTCGGCTTTCAGCATGTAGCGCATCTGCTGGAGAATAAACTGGAAGGCTACCTGCATTCCGGCAAACTCTGCCAGGCTTTGCTTCAACTGGTACAATCCATGGGTGTTATTGTATTCAACGGCGTAGAGATCACCCATTTTGAAAAGATTGTAGACAAGATGGTCTTATACACCAAACAGCAACTGCGTTTTACTGCTTCAAAAATACTGGTATGTACCAATGCTTTCGCTAAAGAGCTATTGCCTGCACTGGATATTATACCTGCCCGTGGGCAAGTGCTGGTGACTTCCACCATACACGGATTAAAGCTCAATGGCACCTTTCATTATGATGAAGGGTATTATTACTTTCGCAACATCGGCAACCGCGTATTATTGGGAGGGGCCCGTAATAAGGCTTTTGAGGAAGAACGCACCACAGAAATGAATACCACCGATACCATACAAAAGGAGCTGGAACATTTCCTGGCGCATTACATCTTGCCCGGCAAAGAATACGCCATCACCGACCGGTGGAGCGGTATCATGGGCATGGGATCGGAGAAAATGCCCATCATGCAGGAAGTATCCCCCCAGGTATATTGCGCCGTACGCATGAGTGGTATGGGCGTTGCCCTGGCGCCTGTTATCGGAGAGAAGGTAGCCGAAATGCTGAAGGACTGA
- a CDS encoding glutaminyl-peptide cyclotransferase, with product MKKVSYIAFAMAITTWSCGGPDTNAPDTPNPGTSDVPPPVIPFSVVNKHPHDTTYFTEGLEFYKGQLLESSGGNDDSSPYPSEFGVVNRETGKVMTKAKLDKSKHFGEGITVFKDKLYQLTWQSGAAFIYDANTFKLIREFKLPTREGWGLTHDTASLIMSDGSSNLYYLDPDSLRVKYTVTVIHNGSPVNNINELEYVNGVIYANKWGANVVFKIDPQTGKILGQLNLDSLDREAKTLYPAAAELNGIAFDSSTGKIFVTGKKWPTMYELQVQ from the coding sequence ATGAAGAAAGTCAGCTACATAGCATTTGCGATGGCCATTACAACCTGGTCTTGCGGAGGTCCTGACACCAACGCTCCCGACACTCCCAATCCGGGAACGTCCGACGTCCCGCCTCCTGTAATCCCTTTTTCAGTGGTCAACAAGCATCCGCACGATACCACCTATTTCACAGAAGGGCTGGAATTCTACAAAGGCCAGTTGCTGGAAAGTTCGGGCGGTAATGACGACAGCAGTCCCTACCCTTCAGAATTTGGCGTGGTAAACCGGGAAACAGGCAAAGTAATGACGAAAGCCAAACTGGATAAATCAAAGCATTTCGGCGAAGGCATTACCGTTTTTAAGGATAAGCTCTACCAGTTGACCTGGCAGAGCGGAGCAGCCTTTATTTATGATGCCAATACCTTTAAGCTCATCAGGGAATTTAAGCTGCCTACCCGTGAAGGATGGGGCTTAACGCATGACACCGCCTCCCTCATCATGAGCGATGGCAGCAGCAACCTGTATTACCTGGACCCGGATTCCTTACGGGTAAAATATACGGTGACCGTCATCCACAATGGCAGCCCCGTCAACAACATCAATGAACTGGAGTATGTCAATGGCGTGATCTATGCCAATAAATGGGGAGCGAATGTCGTTTTTAAAATTGACCCGCAAACCGGTAAAATATTGGGACAACTCAACCTGGATAGCCTTGACCGGGAAGCGAAAACACTGTATCCCGCCGCTGCAGAATTAAATGGTATTGCCTTCGACAGCAGCACCGGAAAAATCTTTGTTACCGGGAAAAAATGGCCTACGATGTACGAACTGCAGGTGCAGTAA
- a CDS encoding fatty acid desaturase family protein, translating into MSVPKFANVQHSFHTELKRRISSYFEEVGKSQTGDYPIFIKAVILMVSFVLIYIHLIFFTPAVIWQVLESVLLGGVVAAIGFNVMHDGAHGSFSKYKWINSFAAFSLNILGGNSFMWNMKHNVIHHAFTNVDGVDDDIDIQPWMRMSATQKKYRLHKYQHIYFWFLYSLLYLFWIFVLDYQKYFKSKVGNMPLKKMKLSDHLVFWGFKVFHLFLFVGLPIYMVGFTSWLISFIIFTLVAGLVLSLVFQLAHTVEHTAFPMPNEATGKMEDEWAVHQIKTTANFATHNKLVSWLVGGLNFQIEHHLFPKISHVHYPAISKIIRQACQEYGIAYIEYPRVRYAVASHVAFLKQMGRAA; encoded by the coding sequence ATGTCAGTGCCCAAGTTTGCGAACGTTCAACATTCCTTCCATACCGAGTTAAAGCGGCGTATCAGTTCGTATTTTGAAGAAGTGGGAAAATCTCAAACCGGCGATTATCCTATTTTCATAAAGGCGGTGATCCTGATGGTGAGCTTTGTGCTTATTTATATCCACCTTATATTTTTTACGCCTGCTGTTATCTGGCAGGTACTGGAGAGTGTACTGCTGGGTGGCGTAGTGGCCGCTATTGGTTTTAATGTGATGCATGATGGCGCGCATGGCAGCTTCAGTAAATACAAATGGATAAATTCATTTGCCGCTTTTTCGCTCAATATCCTTGGTGGCAACAGCTTTATGTGGAATATGAAGCACAATGTGATTCACCATGCCTTTACCAACGTAGATGGTGTGGATGATGATATTGACATCCAACCCTGGATGCGTATGAGCGCTACGCAGAAAAAGTACCGCCTGCATAAATACCAGCACATCTATTTCTGGTTCCTGTATTCTTTGTTGTACCTGTTCTGGATCTTTGTACTGGATTACCAGAAGTACTTCAAAAGCAAGGTCGGTAACATGCCCCTGAAGAAAATGAAGTTATCTGACCACCTCGTATTCTGGGGTTTCAAGGTATTCCACCTGTTCCTTTTTGTAGGGCTGCCTATTTACATGGTAGGCTTTACTTCCTGGCTCATCAGCTTTATCATCTTCACTTTGGTAGCGGGTCTTGTATTAAGCCTCGTATTCCAGTTGGCGCACACGGTAGAGCATACAGCTTTCCCTATGCCAAACGAAGCTACCGGTAAAATGGAAGATGAATGGGCCGTACACCAGATTAAAACGACAGCCAATTTTGCTACTCATAACAAGCTGGTAAGCTGGCTGGTGGGCGGATTGAATTTCCAGATAGAACACCACTTATTTCCCAAGATATCACACGTACATTACCCGGCTATCAGCAAGATCATCCGGCAGGCTTGCCAGGAGTATGGTATTGCCTACATTGAATATCCCCGGGTACGGTATGCTGTTGCCTCCCACGTGGCTTTTTTAAAGCAGATGGGAAGAGCGGCGTAG
- a CDS encoding serine hydrolase domain-containing protein, protein MKKIARYILYFILLLIATFSIYAFASGRTYLFRAVWYNFADIDDYEKFSNNTVTTDVHQPWNLAAAYNKEKMPDSLGQMLQELGTVAVLVVKHDSLLFEQYGEGYNDSSWSGSFSVAKSITSLLIGAALKEGKIHSLQDPVGNYLPEFASGKKAAVKIIDLLTMSSGSDWDESYSNPLSVTTEAYYGSDIYKAAIGVTITAIPGTLHRYKSGDTQLLGLVLEKATGKSLSAYAAEKLWQPLGAEHPALWSTDHTGGHEKAYCCFNSNARDFARLGQLMLDSGRWKGNEIITPDYYAASVKPCGIPDESGHPCDYYGYQWWIVPNAPEIFYARGILGQYIIVIPDKQLVIVRLGKKRSPIRINGAPAEVDALIRWGRTF, encoded by the coding sequence ATGAAAAAAATAGCACGTTATATTCTCTATTTTATTCTCCTGCTGATAGCCACTTTTTCCATCTATGCTTTTGCCAGCGGAAGGACCTATCTCTTCAGGGCTGTATGGTACAATTTTGCAGATATTGATGATTACGAGAAGTTCAGCAATAATACCGTCACCACCGATGTACACCAGCCCTGGAACCTGGCGGCAGCTTATAATAAAGAGAAGATGCCCGACAGCCTCGGGCAAATGCTGCAGGAACTGGGCACTGTTGCCGTACTTGTTGTGAAGCACGACTCCCTGCTGTTTGAGCAATATGGAGAAGGCTATAATGACTCTTCCTGGTCGGGTTCTTTTTCTGTGGCCAAAAGTATTACCAGCCTGCTCATTGGCGCTGCTTTGAAAGAAGGGAAGATCCATTCCCTCCAGGATCCCGTGGGCAATTACCTCCCGGAATTCGCATCCGGTAAAAAAGCCGCTGTAAAGATCATTGACCTGCTTACGATGAGCAGTGGCAGTGACTGGGATGAATCCTATTCCAACCCGCTTTCTGTGACTACCGAAGCTTATTATGGCAGTGATATTTATAAAGCCGCTATTGGGGTTACTATTACAGCCATCCCGGGAACGCTGCACCGCTATAAATCGGGTGATACGCAACTGCTTGGCCTGGTGTTGGAAAAGGCTACCGGTAAGTCATTAAGCGCTTATGCAGCCGAAAAGCTGTGGCAACCATTGGGGGCCGAGCATCCGGCGCTTTGGAGCACCGACCATACAGGCGGTCATGAGAAGGCTTATTGCTGCTTTAATTCCAACGCCCGGGATTTTGCCCGGCTGGGACAGTTGATGCTGGATAGCGGCCGCTGGAAAGGTAACGAGATCATAACACCGGATTATTATGCGGCTTCTGTAAAGCCCTGTGGCATTCCTGATGAATCGGGCCATCCCTGCGATTATTATGGTTACCAGTGGTGGATCGTGCCCAATGCACCGGAAATATTTTATGCCCGTGGCATATTGGGGCAGTATATTATCGTAATTCCCGATAAACAACTGGTAATAGTACGGTTGGGCAAGAAGCGCTCTCCCATCCGGATCAATGGCGCCCCGGCCGAAGTGGATGCTTTAATAAGGTGGGGACGAACTTTTTAA
- a CDS encoding M43 family zinc metalloprotease, with the protein MKHFVLAFLLLWAYQVVPAQRNCASHEYLQQQLQADPLLAQRIAAFEAPRTSEVMLNGTVSPTPQVIKIPVVVHVLYNTASQNISDEQIRSQIAALNKDFRKLNGDTVNIPAVFRHLAADCQLEFELAKIDPSGRATTGITRKKTSILMFGLDDRIKYSGSGGENAWDADSYLNIWIGNLAGGLLGYASTIGCAKAIDGVAISPSAFGTMGTAAAPYNKGRTATHEIGHWLGLRHIWGDSYCGDDHVDDTPPQRSATRSCPTGVVVSCDNNPYGNMYTNYMDFTDDACLNLFTLGQRNKMRSLFQSGSARYSLLFSKALTGTPVTGPVATPTEEPAVITEVVAKVYPNPSANFITVEAGKEGELIGKTITLRNHLGQLSMQVKITKGTMGLNIRHLADGVYYLRVEGTSKVIKVLISK; encoded by the coding sequence ATGAAACATTTTGTACTCGCGTTTTTACTTTTATGGGCTTACCAGGTTGTTCCCGCTCAGCGCAATTGTGCTTCGCATGAATACCTGCAGCAACAGTTACAGGCCGATCCTTTGCTGGCCCAGCGGATCGCTGCTTTTGAAGCGCCCCGCACCAGCGAAGTTATGCTCAACGGAACGGTGTCGCCTACGCCACAGGTTATTAAAATACCTGTAGTTGTACACGTGTTGTATAATACTGCTTCCCAGAATATCAGCGATGAACAAATACGATCACAAATAGCCGCATTGAATAAAGACTTCAGGAAGCTCAATGGGGATACGGTAAACATACCGGCTGTGTTCAGACACCTGGCGGCTGACTGCCAGTTGGAATTTGAACTGGCTAAGATTGATCCTTCCGGCAGGGCTACTACAGGAATTACGCGGAAGAAGACGTCGATCCTGATGTTTGGCCTGGATGACCGCATTAAGTATTCAGGCAGTGGCGGTGAGAATGCCTGGGATGCCGACAGTTATCTTAATATATGGATTGGTAACCTGGCAGGCGGACTGCTCGGCTATGCCAGCACTATTGGCTGCGCCAAAGCAATAGATGGTGTAGCCATCTCTCCTTCCGCTTTTGGAACGATGGGTACTGCCGCGGCTCCTTATAACAAAGGACGTACGGCTACTCATGAAATCGGTCACTGGCTGGGGCTTCGTCATATATGGGGTGATTCTTATTGCGGCGATGATCATGTGGACGATACGCCTCCCCAGCGAAGTGCTACCCGTAGTTGTCCTACCGGTGTGGTGGTTAGCTGCGATAATAATCCGTATGGCAATATGTATACGAATTATATGGACTTTACGGACGACGCCTGCCTTAACCTCTTCACCCTGGGGCAGCGTAATAAGATGAGAAGCCTCTTTCAGTCCGGCTCAGCCCGCTATTCCTTGTTGTTTTCAAAAGCCCTTACAGGTACACCGGTAACAGGGCCTGTAGCAACTCCCACAGAAGAGCCTGCTGTGATTACTGAAGTGGTTGCCAAAGTATATCCCAATCCGTCGGCTAATTTTATTACTGTAGAAGCAGGTAAGGAAGGAGAATTGATAGGTAAGACGATTACCCTGCGTAATCACCTGGGGCAACTGTCCATGCAGGTGAAGATCACCAAAGGCACGATGGGGCTGAATATCCGGCACCTGGCGGATGGTGTGTATTATCTTCGTGTAGAAGGTACTTCCAAAGTGATTAAAGTTTTAATTAGTAAGTGA
- a CDS encoding class I SAM-dependent methyltransferase translates to MEKSAIIHHTHCPGCNATAIHQVLAVKDYTVSQQSFEVWHCDACTLRFTQDVPAEDAIGQYYQSENYISHTNTSKGLVNRLYHIVRNYTLGSKKRLVQAFTQKTTGTLLDVGAGVGAFAGFMRQQGWQVTGLEPDAETRKRALEQHRITLQDTSDLFKLPAGHFDAITLWHVLEHVHRLHACLDQLKTLLKPGGVLLVAVPNYTAADATFYASHWAAYDVPRHLYHFSPASMRVLLQQHGLTVKAIKPMWFDSFYVSLLSEKYKTGKASVVKGFFRGFVSNGKALRNKEQCSSLIYVITK, encoded by the coding sequence GTGGAAAAGTCAGCAATTATTCATCACACGCATTGCCCGGGCTGTAATGCCACTGCCATACACCAGGTACTGGCTGTAAAGGATTATACCGTATCGCAGCAATCTTTTGAAGTATGGCATTGCGATGCCTGTACTTTACGTTTTACGCAGGATGTGCCGGCAGAAGATGCTATAGGCCAATACTACCAGTCGGAAAACTATATTTCCCATACCAATACCAGCAAAGGGCTTGTTAACCGGCTTTATCATATCGTCCGGAATTATACACTGGGCAGCAAAAAAAGGCTTGTGCAGGCGTTTACCCAAAAAACGACCGGCACATTGCTGGATGTGGGAGCGGGGGTAGGAGCCTTTGCGGGCTTTATGCGTCAGCAGGGATGGCAGGTAACAGGATTGGAGCCTGATGCTGAAACCCGTAAACGGGCATTGGAGCAACACCGTATTACTTTACAGGATACAAGTGATTTGTTTAAGTTGCCGGCGGGTCATTTTGACGCCATCACTTTATGGCATGTGCTGGAGCACGTACACCGCCTGCATGCCTGCCTAGACCAGCTTAAGACATTATTAAAACCCGGCGGGGTATTGTTGGTTGCGGTGCCCAATTATACAGCAGCGGATGCCACCTTTTATGCATCACACTGGGCTGCTTATGATGTTCCCAGGCACCTGTATCATTTTTCACCGGCTTCCATGCGGGTACTGTTGCAACAGCATGGCCTTACCGTAAAAGCAATAAAACCGATGTGGTTTGATAGTTTCTATGTGAGCCTGTTGAGTGAAAAGTATAAAACAGGAAAAGCCAGCGTGGTAAAAGGCTTCTTCCGTGGCTTTGTTTCCAACGGAAAAGCGCTCCGGAATAAGGAGCAATGCAGTTCCCTGATTTATGTTATCACCAAATAG
- the bshB1 gene encoding bacillithiol biosynthesis deacetylase BshB1, whose amino-acid sequence MKLDILAIGVHPDDVELGCSGTILNEIRLGKKVGILDLTQGELGTRGTVETRYAEAAEAARVLGVHLRDNLHMRDGFFRNDEEHQLKLIQAIRTYQPEIVIANILNDRHPDHGRAGHLIADACFLSGLIKIETKDGTGNPQARWRPKYVLHYMQDWFHEPDILIDISDVFEQRMKSIEAYSTQFFNGGPDNTEPQTYISSPDFLDSVIARARMLGKRIGVKYAEGFISEKKIGIRNLDALVQVET is encoded by the coding sequence ATGAAATTAGACATTCTCGCTATCGGGGTACATCCGGACGATGTGGAACTGGGTTGCTCCGGCACTATTCTCAATGAAATCAGGTTGGGTAAGAAGGTAGGCATCCTTGATCTTACACAGGGAGAGCTGGGTACCCGCGGCACCGTGGAAACGCGGTATGCCGAAGCGGCCGAGGCTGCCCGCGTACTAGGTGTGCACCTGCGGGACAACCTGCACATGCGGGATGGTTTTTTCCGCAATGATGAGGAGCACCAGCTCAAGCTGATACAGGCCATCCGCACGTATCAACCCGAAATCGTGATTGCCAATATCCTGAATGACCGTCATCCGGACCATGGCCGTGCAGGGCACCTGATCGCAGATGCCTGTTTTCTTTCCGGACTGATCAAGATTGAAACAAAGGATGGGACCGGGAATCCACAAGCCCGCTGGCGGCCCAAATATGTACTGCATTATATGCAGGATTGGTTTCATGAGCCGGATATATTGATTGATATCAGTGATGTGTTTGAGCAGCGCATGAAATCGATCGAGGCTTATTCGACACAGTTCTTCAACGGCGGCCCTGATAATACAGAGCCGCAAACCTATATTTCCTCCCCTGATTTCCTGGACAGTGTGATTGCGCGGGCACGTATGTTGGGCAAGCGCATCGGTGTTAAATATGCGGAAGGATTTATCAGCGAAAAGAAGATCGGTATCCGGAACCTGGATGCGCTGGTGCAGGTGGAAACCTGA
- a CDS encoding DUF4197 domain-containing protein: MKKSIYALILSVFLLNSCETAHQILKDYGQTSGGLTNADIVSGLKEALSVGAQQSSNQLSALDGFFKNAAIKILLPEEAQKVEKTLRDVGLGSLVDKAILSVNRAAEDAAKSAAPIFINAVKSMSIQDALGILKGGDFAATSYLKQKTTAQLTEAFRPVIEQSLSKVGATKYWSDVFTNYNRFATNKINPDLASFVTGKAMDGIFYQVGLEEQKIRKDPVARTTEILKKVFGSKQAQGS, from the coding sequence ATGAAAAAATCTATCTACGCTTTAATCCTTAGTGTTTTTTTACTAAACAGTTGCGAAACTGCGCATCAAATCCTGAAAGATTACGGACAAACTTCCGGTGGACTGACGAATGCCGACATTGTGTCGGGCCTGAAGGAAGCGCTGTCTGTAGGCGCCCAGCAATCTTCCAATCAACTCTCCGCGCTGGACGGGTTCTTTAAGAATGCTGCTATAAAGATACTATTACCGGAGGAAGCACAAAAGGTAGAAAAAACACTACGTGATGTGGGACTGGGCAGCCTGGTAGATAAAGCAATCCTTTCTGTGAACAGGGCTGCTGAAGATGCTGCCAAATCAGCCGCACCTATTTTTATCAATGCCGTAAAAAGCATGAGCATCCAGGATGCATTAGGCATTCTTAAAGGCGGTGATTTTGCTGCTACCAGTTACCTGAAGCAAAAGACAACAGCACAGTTAACAGAAGCCTTCCGCCCCGTGATAGAGCAATCGCTCAGTAAGGTAGGCGCTACCAAATACTGGTCGGATGTATTTACGAATTACAATCGTTTTGCCACCAATAAAATCAATCCCGACCTGGCTTCCTTTGTTACTGGTAAAGCTATGGACGGTATTTTTTACCAGGTAGGACTGGAAGAACAGAAGATCCGCAAAGATCCTGTTGCGCGCACTACTGAAATATTGAAGAAGGTATTTGGCAGCAAGCAGGCGCAGGGGAGTTAA